taatttacaTATTACAGGAACAAATGCCtaaattctttattgcttGAAAACAATGggaaataataatcataaatcCTATCTTCAGGAATTTTGAACAGAATATATGGACACTGCCTGTACTGTACATCCCTTAAGCCATCAGGAAAATGGCTAACATAAAAGTTAGAGATGCAATCAATCCATGATTGGATTCAGTACCCAATCTTACTGAACTTGAGCTTGGAGTATTCCTCGCAGCTCCACCACCACCTCCTCCAGCAGTACTTCCACCACTTCCTACGACAACACCCGTACCCGTTGTCGTAGTGGTACCGGTAGTAGGGGTATTTCTACTGCCACTACCACCACCAGTTTTACCACCTTTACCACCCCCTCCACCTCCGCCTCTACCTCCGCCTCCCCCTCCAGTTTTACCACCCCCTCCACCTCCGCCTCCGCCACCTCTGCCTCCGCCTCCTCCACCGCCACCACCCCTTTGAGCTTCTGCTGATGTTACCAAGAAAGCTACGACAACAACCACAAGAACCGTAATTGCAATGTTTCTTGCTGAGAATTTCTTGGCCTTCATCTTCATTTTTGTTCACGTACAAAATCAAGAAACTAGTAATATCAATCCAAGCAAGCGTATATCTTCTTTATACTGTGTTTCTTTCTATCGGTTTGAGACAAGAACAATACAATGCAGAACCCGATCGTTACACTGCTATATATAGAAGATCAAATAAAGAGACTCGATCAAAGTCAAGAAAATGTTTTGAAGATTAGCCGCGTAAATCATTTCGGCACAATCACTTAAACAATGGACCATTGACTTTACTGATTTCGTCGATATATTGAAGAACAAACATGTTTTTCCTACCTTCCCACTTAGGTAGGAACACGTGGCTGCTTCATCCTGTGTGCTACGTAAATTTCAGATGATGGAAGTTGTCAACGTGGTTGGGCATATCAGCAATCATTATAACTTGATCCAAGCAAAAGTGACGGCAAAGTTGTGAGAAGAAGGAAACTGTAACAGAATATAACATAGAATTAGAGAACCTCTATAAAAATAGACATACATCCTGTGAAGTATTTATTAAggatataatttcttaaaatagtaACTAAActgtgtatttaattttattttggttatataattttaatttaatttattttaatcatttaattttaattcagattgtccttaccaataaaaaaattgatatgttatattttttttttaattggcTGTTTTTGTTAGgtgtcaattttttatttgcaaagtaaaaaaattgatataagattaaaattgaataactaaaatgaaattaaatataaaattaatcgaatatttatatatttttttaaatttttgt
The nucleotide sequence above comes from Ricinus communis isolate WT05 ecotype wild-type chromosome 6, ASM1957865v1, whole genome shotgun sequence. Encoded proteins:
- the LOC8279183 gene encoding glycine-rich cell wall structural protein 2, which produces MKMKAKKFSARNIAITVLVVVVVAFLVTSAEAQRGGGGGGGGGRGGGGGGGGGGKTGGGGGGRGGGGGGGKGGKTGGGSGSRNTPTTGTTTTTGTGVVVGSGGSTAGGGGGGAARNTPSSSSVRLGTESNHGLIASLTFMLAIFLMA